A DNA window from Porphyromonas gingivalis ATCC 33277 contains the following coding sequences:
- a CDS encoding helix-turn-helix domain-containing protein produces MPAAKFHIERKCELCGETFLAKTITSRYCSIQCSRSAYSQKKREEKLEELRRERAAKVPKDQPYLSISDAIALYDVCRDTLYRLVRSKALRSYNLGKRMTRICKEDLERNFNLRPIDEQKPRTRSEAKLYNLEPEYCYTIGEITAKFGITEGTVYKHIRKFSIPIRQIGNYVYAPKSEIDQLYK; encoded by the coding sequence ATGCCGGCTGCAAAATTTCATATTGAGCGAAAGTGCGAATTGTGTGGGGAGACCTTTCTTGCCAAGACAATCACATCGAGATATTGTTCTATACAATGCTCAAGGTCTGCGTATTCACAAAAGAAGCGAGAGGAAAAGTTGGAAGAGCTCCGACGAGAGAGGGCCGCAAAGGTTCCTAAGGATCAACCCTACCTCTCCATCTCCGATGCTATTGCTCTATACGACGTTTGCAGAGATACGCTATACCGACTTGTTAGAAGTAAGGCTCTCCGAAGTTATAACTTGGGAAAAAGGATGACTCGCATCTGTAAAGAGGATTTAGAACGCAACTTCAATCTGAGGCCTATTGATGAGCAAAAGCCGAGAACAAGAAGTGAGGCTAAGCTTTACAACCTTGAGCCAGAATATTGTTACACGATTGGTGAAATAACAGCCAAGTTTGGGATTACGGAAGGCACGGTATATAAGCATATCAGAAAATTTTCCATTCCCATAAGGCAGATTGGCAATTATGTCTATGCCCCAAAGTCAGAGATAGACCAACTGTACAAATAA
- a CDS encoding site-specific integrase, whose amino-acid sequence MRKELHNTKVTVRLRRSAYRNEWYLYIESYPVYTAGKSEPQRVREYLNRIVTTVVWDKTRTARTTSSSKSYKPKRDLNGVIQCKSEVDQEACIYADEVRKLRQREYDNADLYSDADTAQAEQKERLQQNFISYFREAMYKRHKNSSTSILVNWKRAMDFLKMYAGENLPFFKIDNAFAEEYKRFLLTAPRGGNKCGTISHNTASTYFSIFKAALKQAFIDGYLTVDISAKIKGIQEQESRREYLTVEELNTLASTPCDREVMKRAALFSALTGLRHCDIQKLKWKEINMDGEQPRLHFTQKKTKGVEYMPISEQALQLCGERGLPEQLVFEDLPDPSWISKPLKRWIEAAGIKKSISFHCFRHSYATLQFASSTDIYTVSKMLGHTNVKTTQIYAKVVDEKKNKAAQAIKLDTIETKSQE is encoded by the coding sequence ATGAGAAAAGAATTACATAATACGAAAGTAACTGTGAGACTTCGCAGGAGTGCATATAGAAATGAGTGGTATCTCTACATTGAGAGTTATCCAGTCTATACTGCGGGCAAATCCGAACCACAACGTGTCCGTGAGTATCTCAACCGCATAGTAACTACGGTAGTCTGGGATAAAACTCGGACTGCACGCACAACATCTTCGAGCAAATCGTACAAACCCAAGCGAGATTTGAATGGAGTGATACAGTGCAAAAGCGAGGTTGATCAAGAAGCTTGTATTTATGCCGATGAGGTGAGAAAGCTCCGTCAAAGAGAATACGACAATGCCGATTTGTACAGCGATGCAGATACGGCTCAGGCAGAGCAAAAGGAACGTTTGCAACAAAACTTCATTAGCTATTTTCGAGAGGCGATGTACAAGCGACACAAAAATAGCTCCACTTCTATTCTTGTCAATTGGAAGAGAGCTATGGACTTTCTTAAAATGTATGCGGGAGAAAATTTGCCGTTTTTCAAAATCGACAATGCTTTTGCCGAAGAGTACAAACGTTTCCTTTTGACAGCTCCTCGTGGAGGGAATAAATGTGGTACTATTTCTCACAATACGGCATCCACTTATTTTTCTATTTTCAAGGCAGCTCTCAAACAGGCATTTATAGATGGTTATCTAACCGTTGATATATCCGCCAAAATAAAAGGTATTCAGGAACAGGAGTCTCGCCGTGAATACCTTACCGTAGAGGAGTTAAATACGCTTGCTTCAACCCCTTGTGATCGTGAGGTGATGAAACGGGCAGCTCTTTTCTCTGCTCTGACAGGATTACGCCACTGTGATATTCAGAAACTAAAGTGGAAAGAGATCAACATGGATGGAGAACAGCCGAGGTTACATTTCACTCAAAAGAAGACCAAGGGAGTGGAGTATATGCCTATTTCAGAACAAGCCTTACAACTATGTGGAGAAAGAGGCTTACCAGAACAATTGGTTTTTGAAGACCTGCCTGATCCGTCATGGATTTCTAAACCTCTAAAGCGTTGGATAGAGGCTGCAGGCATCAAAAAGTCCATAAGTTTTCATTGCTTCCGCCACTCCTACGCGACTCTACAATTTGCCAGCAGTACAGACATTTATACCGTAAGCAAGATGCTGGGACATACGAATGTGAAGACAACGCAAATCTATGCAAAGGTGGTCGATGAAAAGAAAAACAAGGCGGCTCAAGCCATAAAATTGGATACGATAGAGACAAAGAGTCAGGAATAA
- a CDS encoding IS5-like element ISPg8 family transposase yields the protein MAYQSKNTDEHVTFADALLSKRYRKAQNDFLNQVDRLIDWRPIRTLINKKYTKRQNAIGAPAYDVILLFKMLLLETWYNLSDCALEERINDSITFSRFLGLKMEEVSPDHSTISRFRSALTELGLMDKLLAQFNKQLSRHHISVREGVLVDASLVETPHKPNGSITIEVADDREDNRSEAEKEAEEDYQKQVVRQRKGTDEEARWVYKQKRYHYGYKKHCLTNVQGIVQKVITTAANRSDTKEFIPLLEGANIPQGTAVLADKGYACGENRSYLQTHHLQDGIMHKAQRNRALTEEEKQRNKAIGPIRSTIERTFGSIRRWFHGGRCRYRGLAKTHTQNILESIAFNLYRTPGIIMSSSVG from the coding sequence ATGGCATACCAATCCAAGAATACCGATGAGCATGTAACATTTGCAGACGCACTCCTTTCAAAGCGTTATCGCAAAGCACAAAACGACTTCCTCAATCAGGTTGACAGGCTTATCGATTGGCGTCCGATCAGGACGCTGATCAACAAGAAATACACGAAGCGACAAAATGCCATCGGCGCCCCGGCTTATGACGTGATTCTCTTATTCAAGATGTTGCTTTTGGAGACATGGTACAACCTCAGTGATTGTGCTTTGGAGGAGCGCATCAATGATTCAATCACCTTTTCCCGATTCTTGGGGCTGAAGATGGAAGAGGTATCTCCCGACCACAGCACCATCAGTCGATTTCGTTCGGCACTGACAGAGTTGGGTCTCATGGACAAACTATTGGCGCAGTTTAACAAACAACTTTCCCGCCATCACATTTCGGTAAGGGAAGGGGTGCTTGTGGATGCAAGCCTTGTGGAGACGCCGCATAAACCCAACGGAAGCATTACGATTGAAGTCGCAGACGACAGAGAAGACAATCGGAGCGAGGCGGAAAAAGAGGCAGAGGAGGATTATCAAAAACAGGTTGTCCGTCAACGTAAAGGGACGGATGAAGAAGCCCGTTGGGTGTACAAACAAAAGCGTTATCACTACGGATACAAAAAGCATTGTCTGACCAATGTTCAAGGCATTGTTCAAAAGGTGATAACGACAGCAGCGAACCGCAGTGACACAAAGGAGTTTATTCCGCTATTGGAGGGTGCAAACATACCTCAAGGCACAGCCGTCTTGGCGGACAAAGGATATGCTTGCGGGGAAAATCGTTCCTACCTGCAAACCCATCACCTTCAAGACGGCATCATGCACAAGGCACAACGCAACAGGGCATTGACCGAGGAAGAGAAGCAACGAAACAAAGCAATCGGTCCGATACGGAGCACCATCGAACGCACCTTTGGCAGTATTCGCCGGTGGTTTCATGGCGGACGATGTCGATACCGGGGACTTGCCAAGACCCATACTCAAAACATTCTTGAAAGCATCGCCTTTAATTTATACAGAACCCCGGGGATAATTATGTCCTCATCCGTAGGATAA
- a CDS encoding VapE domain-containing protein gives MKEEMDERPEGKQSKNERIESFLREHYDFRFNTVKSRTEFRGSNKDEPFYPLGKFDINSMRRLLDSSQGISTSAENIRAILESDFCPRINPVQEYFQKLSKWNEGEDSEIIHLASCVTVRNPEKWQTYLTKWLIAVVANAMDDLFCRNHTCLVLTGEQGKFKTTFLDLLCPIELKAYLFTGTIDPQNKDTQTLIAEYLFINIDDQLKALNKRDENELKNLITTPRVKYRRPYDTYIEEYPHLASFMVSVNGNDFLTDPTGSRRFLPFEVEAIDIEAAKQVDINKVYSEAWWYWKSGYRYWFDDAEIAELHRESEGFHVQTVEYEMLLKGFEKPSPTEESYMTTSEVLNYLRGYTTLNLSEKRMVEALRKAGFERKSRRIGGNPMYVYHIRKVFPNPFVSSF, from the coding sequence ATGAAAGAAGAAATGGATGAACGACCAGAAGGGAAGCAATCCAAGAATGAACGGATAGAGTCCTTTCTAAGGGAGCACTATGACTTTCGATTCAATACCGTAAAAAGTCGCACGGAGTTTCGAGGCTCGAATAAAGATGAACCTTTCTACCCACTCGGTAAATTCGACATCAACTCCATGCGACGGCTATTGGATTCTTCACAAGGTATCAGTACTTCGGCAGAGAATATACGAGCGATATTGGAAAGTGATTTCTGCCCACGTATCAATCCTGTACAGGAGTATTTCCAAAAACTATCGAAGTGGAACGAGGGAGAGGATTCGGAGATTATTCACTTGGCCTCGTGCGTAACGGTTCGGAATCCTGAGAAGTGGCAAACTTATCTGACCAAATGGCTTATTGCAGTGGTGGCGAATGCGATGGATGATTTGTTCTGTCGCAATCACACCTGTCTGGTTTTGACTGGAGAGCAGGGTAAGTTCAAGACAACTTTCTTAGACTTACTTTGTCCCATAGAGCTGAAAGCATATTTGTTTACGGGTACTATTGACCCTCAAAATAAGGATACGCAGACCCTTATAGCCGAATACCTATTTATCAATATCGACGACCAACTCAAAGCCCTCAACAAGAGAGACGAAAATGAGTTAAAGAATCTCATCACTACTCCACGGGTTAAGTATCGCAGACCATACGATACGTACATCGAAGAGTATCCTCACTTAGCCAGTTTTATGGTTTCGGTAAATGGCAATGACTTCCTTACAGATCCGACGGGTAGCCGCCGATTTCTTCCTTTTGAGGTAGAAGCTATTGACATAGAAGCTGCTAAACAGGTTGATATCAATAAGGTTTATTCGGAGGCTTGGTGGTATTGGAAAAGTGGATATCGGTACTGGTTTGATGATGCGGAAATTGCAGAGTTGCACCGAGAGAGCGAAGGCTTTCATGTGCAGACAGTCGAATACGAAATGTTGCTCAAAGGCTTTGAGAAACCAAGTCCTACGGAAGAGTCTTATATGACCACTTCGGAAGTCCTGAATTATTTGCGTGGATACACTACGCTGAACCTCTCTGAAAAACGAATGGTGGAAGCTCTGCGCAAAGCAGGATTTGAACGAAAGTCCCGACGGATAGGAGGTAACCCTATGTATGTCTATCATATCAGAAAGGTCTTTCCAAATCCGTTCGTGAGTTCCTTTTGA
- a CDS encoding toprim domain-containing protein: MNIEHIKSLSLKDYLANKGHYPVKEYTTYGMYRSPFREESSPSFKVDYRVNLWYDFGSGEGGSIIDLVMKLHGCTLSQAIGLLENRVEISPLTQNDFDRQAESGEEMKIIEAVSLHHPNLLRYLQNRKIDCSVAKRYCREVHYQVKGRIYYAIGMPNDLGGYAIHNLYFKGCFPPSSVSSFDRNTDTVNLFEGFMDYLSFCTLYPDRNTESAVVLNSVNNLQKAHSLLSKYAIVNAYLDNDAAGKKTLEVLWRMNLPVNDCSSLYGEHKDLNDFLCRKNQKLISPPRMKSRGLKR, from the coding sequence ATGAATATTGAACATATAAAATCCTTATCTCTGAAGGATTATTTGGCTAATAAAGGCCATTACCCAGTGAAGGAGTATACGACTTATGGAATGTATAGAAGTCCTTTTCGGGAAGAGAGTAGTCCCAGTTTCAAGGTCGATTATAGAGTAAACCTTTGGTATGATTTTGGAAGCGGAGAAGGCGGCAGCATAATTGATTTGGTTATGAAACTACATGGCTGCACACTGTCTCAAGCAATTGGACTGTTAGAAAACCGTGTAGAGATTAGCCCTCTTACGCAGAATGACTTTGACCGACAGGCTGAGAGTGGCGAAGAGATGAAAATAATCGAAGCAGTCTCTTTGCATCATCCTAATTTGCTGAGATATCTGCAAAACCGTAAGATTGATTGTTCTGTGGCGAAACGGTACTGTCGTGAGGTTCACTATCAAGTAAAAGGGCGTATTTATTACGCTATCGGAATGCCCAACGACTTGGGAGGTTATGCCATTCATAATCTCTATTTCAAAGGTTGTTTTCCTCCTTCCAGTGTCTCCTCCTTTGATCGAAATACGGACACTGTAAATCTCTTTGAAGGATTTATGGATTACTTGAGTTTTTGCACCCTTTATCCTGACAGAAATACTGAATCTGCAGTTGTATTGAACTCTGTAAACAATCTCCAAAAGGCTCATTCTTTGCTCTCGAAATATGCCATTGTTAACGCTTATCTCGATAACGATGCAGCAGGAAAGAAAACGCTTGAAGTGCTTTGGAGAATGAATCTTCCCGTTAATGATTGCTCCAGCCTCTATGGGGAGCATAAAGACTTGAATGATTTTCTCTGTCGAAAAAATCAAAAACTCATTTCTCCTCCGAGAATGAAAAGTCGGGGACTCAAACGATGA
- a CDS encoding MobC family plasmid mobilization relaxosome protein: MKTIENSNTNGRPPKRPVEKKKYKVTLKMATEEFYSLKAKARLAGITRSEYIRRCIATSIVRQRLSPELMNHLRQLSGMANNVNQIAHKANAMGYARVYQDNLAMTERLDNIIKRIEDDC, from the coding sequence ATGAAAACAATAGAAAATAGTAATACGAATGGTCGCCCACCCAAACGACCTGTAGAAAAGAAGAAATATAAGGTTACACTGAAAATGGCAACCGAGGAGTTCTACTCTCTGAAAGCTAAAGCGCGGCTTGCAGGGATTACTCGAAGTGAATACATCCGTCGTTGTATTGCTACGAGTATAGTCAGGCAGAGACTATCTCCCGAATTGATGAATCACCTTCGTCAGCTAAGTGGAATGGCCAATAATGTTAATCAGATTGCTCACAAAGCCAATGCTATGGGATACGCACGAGTCTATCAAGACAACCTTGCGATGACTGAGAGATTGGACAATATCATAAAACGAATCGAAGATGATTGCTAA
- a CDS encoding relaxase/mobilization nuclease domain-containing protein, protein MIAKIVQGRGFRGVINYVLEKDRAQLLQAEGIRLKDREAIIRSFVTQSKLNPKITKPVAHISLDFSAQDKGRLTDAFMVKVAQEYLQKMSYSNTQYLIARHHDTEHPHIHIVINRIDNDGRRISDQNEKLRSTKICMELTKKYGLYIASGKENVKRERLKGNDKTKYEIYDALKKAIPQSLTWGQLQATLKQSGIGLEFKMNGNTDKIQGIIFEKDGNRISGSHVDRECSFSKIDRQIKDNAYQALQVAEKQEFKTSEIGGVMDALDSLIGQLNIFSLFNSPHYDATLAEYIQALKARKLAAKSKIRIRRVLH, encoded by the coding sequence ATGATTGCTAAGATTGTTCAGGGGAGAGGATTTCGAGGGGTGATAAACTATGTTTTGGAGAAAGATCGTGCTCAGCTCTTGCAGGCAGAAGGCATTCGTCTGAAAGATAGAGAAGCTATAATCCGAAGCTTTGTTACTCAAAGTAAACTTAATCCCAAGATTACGAAACCTGTAGCCCACATCTCTTTGGATTTCTCAGCTCAAGATAAAGGGCGTTTAACGGATGCTTTTATGGTCAAGGTGGCACAGGAATATTTACAGAAAATGAGCTACTCCAACACGCAGTATCTTATTGCTCGTCACCACGATACAGAGCATCCACACATACACATAGTAATCAATCGTATTGATAACGATGGTCGAAGAATTTCGGATCAAAATGAAAAGCTACGTAGCACGAAGATCTGCATGGAACTGACCAAGAAATACGGATTATATATTGCTTCTGGAAAAGAGAATGTCAAGCGTGAACGGCTGAAAGGGAACGACAAAACCAAATATGAGATTTACGATGCTCTCAAAAAAGCTATTCCTCAAAGTTTAACGTGGGGCCAGTTGCAAGCGACCCTAAAGCAATCAGGTATAGGCTTGGAATTCAAGATGAATGGCAATACAGATAAGATTCAGGGCATCATTTTTGAGAAAGACGGTAATCGGATTTCAGGCTCCCATGTAGATAGAGAATGTAGCTTCTCAAAGATTGACAGGCAGATTAAAGATAATGCCTATCAAGCACTGCAAGTGGCAGAAAAACAGGAGTTCAAAACATCAGAAATAGGAGGTGTGATGGATGCTCTTGATTCTCTTATCGGGCAACTCAACATTTTCTCTCTCTTTAATAGTCCTCATTATGATGCAACGCTTGCCGAATACATTCAGGCTCTGAAAGCCCGAAAGTTGGCAGCTAAAAGCAAAATCAGGATACGCAGAGTACTGCACTAA
- a CDS encoding helix-turn-helix transcriptional regulator, whose amino-acid sequence MDKPMNRIKEVLEEKGIKQTWLAEKLGKSFSIVNAYVRNRRQPSLETLFQIAEILGVEVKELIIYAKSTDF is encoded by the coding sequence ATGGATAAACCCATGAATCGAATAAAAGAAGTGCTTGAGGAGAAAGGTATTAAGCAAACATGGCTTGCCGAAAAACTCGGCAAGAGCTTCAGCATTGTCAATGCCTATGTCCGCAACCGCCGTCAACCAAGTCTCGAAACCCTTTTCCAGATTGCGGAGATATTGGGAGTAGAAGTGAAAGAGTTAATCATTTATGCAAAAAGTACGGATTTTTAA
- a CDS encoding SIR2 family protein produces the protein MTSEKVENIKENTMTTLTHDLTRHLRALRQTLSQDKKPIGFFISAGCPLSVPMPEGEWPLIPDMKQLSEYVSSKLSKLPNEQTAFDRLIKELESADKDKNNLEDVLSFVRSLKSVACGGGEVRGLKEQELIELEISICKHIIEKVRRDLPNKETPYHRFAKWISAIDRDRPVEIFTTNYDLLMEQALEELSIPYFDGFVGSRQSFFDLRSIEDNLMPKHWSRLWKIHGSINWYQKANKEVFRSDMFKDDTDTSFLIYPSHLKYDQSRKMPFLALSDQLSRFLRHPSAALILCGYSFNDEHINDTIVNALKSNPTAIVIALMYGNIKTNTGGESYPRGVEIAQKRHNMSFWTKDEAIIGTNRGKWSKISDSSDDVLHFIKEDGSTSNIYTEIGDFKVFSEFLSSLIGYSGEEEDGK, from the coding sequence ATGACATCAGAAAAAGTTGAAAACATAAAAGAAAATACGATGACTACACTAACGCATGATTTAACAAGGCATCTTAGGGCTCTTCGTCAAACTCTCTCTCAGGATAAAAAACCTATTGGGTTCTTTATTTCTGCAGGTTGTCCATTATCTGTGCCAATGCCAGAGGGAGAATGGCCTCTCATTCCTGATATGAAACAATTATCCGAGTATGTTTCATCCAAACTATCTAAACTTCCTAATGAACAAACTGCTTTTGACCGATTGATAAAAGAACTCGAATCAGCGGACAAGGATAAAAATAACTTAGAAGACGTTCTAAGCTTTGTCCGATCGCTAAAAAGTGTGGCATGCGGAGGGGGAGAGGTAAGAGGACTTAAGGAGCAGGAACTTATTGAATTAGAAATAAGTATATGCAAGCATATTATTGAAAAAGTCCGAAGAGATTTACCTAATAAGGAAACTCCCTATCATAGGTTTGCAAAGTGGATTAGTGCAATTGATAGAGATAGGCCTGTAGAAATTTTTACGACAAACTACGACTTGCTGATGGAACAAGCTCTCGAAGAGTTGAGTATTCCGTATTTTGATGGTTTTGTTGGTTCTAGGCAATCATTCTTTGATTTAAGATCTATTGAAGACAATCTAATGCCCAAGCATTGGTCTAGATTATGGAAAATACATGGCTCCATAAATTGGTATCAAAAAGCAAACAAAGAAGTTTTTCGCTCCGATATGTTCAAGGATGATACAGATACATCATTTTTGATTTATCCCTCTCATTTGAAGTATGACCAAAGTCGAAAGATGCCTTTTCTCGCATTATCAGACCAATTAAGTCGTTTCCTAAGACACCCCTCTGCTGCTCTCATATTGTGCGGATATTCTTTTAATGACGAACATATCAACGATACAATCGTAAATGCCTTAAAATCTAATCCCACTGCAATCGTGATAGCATTGATGTATGGTAACATCAAAACAAATACGGGGGGAGAAAGCTATCCAAGAGGTGTTGAAATAGCTCAAAAAAGACATAACATGAGTTTTTGGACTAAGGATGAAGCAATAATTGGCACCAATCGAGGGAAGTGGAGCAAAATATCAGATAGCTCTGATGATGTATTGCATTTTATTAAGGAAGACGGAAGCACTTCCAATATATATACTGAAATAGGAGACTTCAAGGTGTTTTCGGAGTTTTTGAGTTCTCTTATTGGATATTCAGGGGAGGAAGAAGATGGCAAATAA
- a CDS encoding ATP-binding protein, which yields MANKATYIGEIQSVDGTTVSISLSTDCISGLTYVNGEGYKIGQVGSFVKIPLGYNDLFGIVSQIGANAVPEKQIEIQPYGNRWMTVQLIGEGQGNGGFERGISQYPTIGDEVHLVSENDLKRIYGQIEKPYFVKVGHIAGAESIPALIDVNKLITRHSAIVGTTGSGKSTTVAGILSALSDPNKYPSSRIIVLDIHGEYTTVFGDRAIVYRINADKSSKKNERELCLPYWALSFDELLEISFGAISQEKDKIVILERILKSKVEAFDKFPKEGIDRETLSVDSPTPFSLHKLWYELYKETIGTYYSKRAGLPIDNLAYEKDSTGEEIKGNPLKGIPPQFRKPKNDKNDDEKINFLNMGLSSSSQLIALGSKLRVPRFDFLFNPGKWTPDLDGKTEKDLDELFKEWIGSDRAVTIFDLSGIPSSILNTVIGVLLRILYEALFWTRNLSQGGRQRPLLLVMEEAHNYLNDNFNGAASIVVQRIVKEGRKYGIGAMIVSQRPSEINSTILSQCGTFISLRLSNATDRGHICSAITDNLEGLTSMLPILKTGEAIILGEGVKLPMRTLIDAPAKDRRPDSQDPIVFETQDEESSQEVGGWGIPMEPEPNYKEFLQVWRSQNPNLITQKNQKKWKDKS from the coding sequence ATGGCAAATAAAGCAACTTATATAGGAGAGATACAGAGTGTTGATGGGACTACTGTTAGCATATCTTTATCCACTGATTGTATTTCGGGACTCACCTATGTTAATGGAGAAGGATATAAAATAGGACAAGTTGGAAGCTTTGTAAAGATTCCCTTGGGATATAACGATTTATTCGGTATCGTTTCGCAAATAGGAGCTAACGCCGTTCCAGAAAAACAGATAGAGATTCAGCCATATGGTAATAGATGGATGACTGTCCAGCTTATTGGGGAAGGACAGGGAAATGGAGGCTTTGAAAGAGGAATTTCACAATATCCAACAATAGGAGATGAAGTTCATTTAGTCTCAGAAAATGATTTAAAGCGAATATATGGTCAAATAGAAAAACCATATTTCGTCAAAGTTGGTCATATTGCAGGAGCAGAATCAATCCCAGCATTGATCGATGTTAACAAGTTAATCACTAGACACTCTGCCATTGTTGGTACTACTGGCTCCGGTAAATCAACGACAGTCGCGGGGATATTAAGTGCACTATCAGATCCCAATAAATATCCATCATCAAGAATTATTGTATTGGATATCCATGGGGAATACACCACAGTCTTTGGGGATAGAGCAATTGTATATAGAATTAATGCTGATAAATCAAGTAAAAAAAATGAAAGGGAGCTATGTCTGCCTTATTGGGCTTTAAGTTTTGACGAGTTACTTGAAATAAGTTTTGGAGCTATCAGTCAGGAAAAAGATAAAATTGTTATTTTGGAGAGAATATTAAAAAGTAAAGTAGAAGCCTTTGATAAGTTTCCCAAAGAAGGGATAGATAGAGAGACGTTGAGTGTAGATAGCCCTACTCCTTTTAGTCTACATAAACTCTGGTATGAATTATATAAGGAAACTATTGGAACATACTACAGCAAACGTGCAGGTCTGCCAATAGACAATCTCGCCTATGAAAAAGATTCGACAGGTGAAGAAATAAAAGGAAACCCGCTGAAAGGCATTCCTCCTCAATTCAGAAAGCCTAAAAATGACAAAAATGACGATGAAAAGATCAATTTTTTAAATATGGGATTGAGCTCTAGTAGTCAACTTATTGCTTTAGGTTCAAAATTGAGAGTTCCCAGATTTGATTTTTTATTCAATCCTGGAAAATGGACTCCCGATTTAGACGGGAAGACTGAAAAAGATCTTGATGAGTTATTCAAAGAATGGATTGGGAGTGATAGGGCTGTTACAATTTTTGATTTATCTGGCATTCCCTCTTCAATTCTAAACACAGTCATAGGTGTTCTATTGAGGATATTATATGAAGCTCTTTTTTGGACTCGAAATCTTTCTCAAGGCGGAAGACAAAGACCATTATTATTGGTAATGGAAGAAGCTCATAATTATTTGAACGACAACTTTAACGGGGCAGCTTCTATTGTTGTCCAGAGAATAGTAAAGGAGGGAAGAAAATATGGAATAGGCGCAATGATTGTGAGTCAAAGACCTTCAGAAATAAATTCGACCATACTTTCTCAATGTGGAACATTTATCTCTCTTAGGCTGTCAAATGCAACGGATAGAGGGCACATTTGTTCTGCTATAACTGATAATCTGGAGGGATTAACAAGTATGCTTCCAATACTAAAAACAGGAGAGGCCATCATATTAGGCGAAGGTGTTAAATTGCCAATGCGCACATTAATTGATGCTCCAGCCAAAGATCGCAGACCTGATAGCCAGGACCCGATTGTTTTTGAAACCCAAGATGAGGAGAGCTCTCAAGAAGTGGGAGGCTGGGGAATTCCAATGGAGCCTGAACCAAATTATAAAGAATTTCTGCAAGTATGGCGTTCTCAGAATCCTAATTTAATAACACAAAAAAATCAAAAAAAATGGAAAGACAAATCGTAA
- a CDS encoding KTSC domain-containing protein yields MERQIVSSSNIASIGYDDTTSTLEIEFLNGSVYHYYDVPHREYQGLMQAESHGKYLAANIKGKYRYSKV; encoded by the coding sequence ATGGAAAGACAAATCGTAAGTTCATCTAACATCGCCTCTATAGGCTATGACGACACAACAAGTACATTAGAAATAGAATTTCTTAATGGAAGTGTTTATCATTACTATGATGTTCCGCACCGAGAATATCAAGGCTTAATGCAAGCAGAATCACATGGCAAATACCTTGCAGCAAACATAAAAGGGAAATATAGATACTCCAAAGTCTAA